A genomic stretch from Setaria viridis chromosome 1, Setaria_viridis_v4.0, whole genome shotgun sequence includes:
- the LOC117845317 gene encoding uncharacterized protein, whose translation MSSLDFDGQEDIFFDVSDDIRSSTCSTARCSTSDQLSASWRPEYELWASEPMSVNERRHRFLIGMGLAQPIPTEIAFPQWQGDTLDDCAFRDLEERISSICSSYQSSFSQFASAPDSINCERDLDTGNRVVVHESEHDTMTGIVEEVGTDIIMNINQSEGFLSFSQLVHEFLQKGGGRTHLRGSNLTVTDKQKDPKSFCGRFTRKKGEDRICMYDTHMKSLKTSTFSRTKVHQQNKKWIDFSAVYICQEIQAHGGSIRVMKFSPSGLYLASVGEDCIARIWMIQEVESSPDLYGREAPVEYMDRNKGLKMKVAKGQRRTLAIIPKKVFNIAETPLHEFHGHTSDILDMAWSKSDFLLTSSKDKTVRMWKAGCDGCLAVFKHRDYVTCVQFNPVDERYFVSGSIDGKVRVWDVSEKRVVDWADTRRIITAVSYQPDAKGLIVGTVPGRCRFYDQSGENMEVEKELKVTKKKSARRQITSLQFSRGNPARIMIASAGSKIRVSEGAGISRKFEGRRGSKVLVPPSLTSDGRYLVSAGADSNVYIWNFDKLRGKGTKGARTVRSCEHFFSDGVTSVATWPGLLHQEVCESGGGGGDLQSSDKGPTLCRDRDCCSFGTWFFTDGVGGAAATWPEEKLLPSLKYLNCSGMDERRPKVPAAWNTVVVTGSRDGVIRCFHNYGLPVKL comes from the exons ATGTCCAGCCTTGACTTCGATGGGCAGGAAGACATATTCTTTGATGTGTCTGATGATATTAGAAGCTCAACATGTTCTACAGCTAGGTGCAGCACGAGTGACCAATTATCAGCGTCATGGAGACCTGAGTATGAGCTGTGGGCGAGTGAACCAATGAGCGTCAATGAAAGGCGGCACAGGTTCCTGATTGGGATGGGCTTAGCTCAACCTATTCCTACTGAAATAGCCTTTCCGCAGTGGCAGGGCGATACCTTGGATGACTGTGCATTTCGTGACCTGGAGGAGAGAATTAGTAGCATCTGTTCTTCATACCAGTCATCCTTTTCTCAGTTTGCATCGGCACCAGATAGTATTAATTGCGAAAGGGATCTGGATACTGGGAACAGAGTTGTAGTTCATGAAAGCGAGCATGATACAATGACCGGCATAGTTGAGGAGGTTGGAACAGATATAATCATGAACATAAACCAGTCTGAAGGTTTTCTCAGTTTCTCTCAGCTTGTTCACGAGTTCTTGCAGAAGGGTGGTGGTCGAACCCATCTAAGAGGGTCGAATCTCACAGTCACTGATAAGCAAAAGGATCCCAAGAGCTTTTGTGGAAGATTTACAAGAAAGAAGGGAGAAGATAGAATTTGCATGTATGACACACATATGAAAAGCCTGAAGACAAGCACATTTTCCAGAACAAAAGTTCATCAGCAGAACAAGAAGTGGATTGACTTCTCTGCTGTCTACATATGCCAAGAAATCCAAGCCCACGGGGGTTCAATCAGGGTCATGAAGTTCAGTCCATCCGGGTTGTATTTAGCGAGTGTAGGTGAAGACTGCATTGCGCGCATTTGGATGATACAAGAAGTTGAATCCTCTCCTGATTTGTACGGCAGAGAGGCGCCTGTCGAATACATGGACAGAAACAAGGGCCTAAAAATGAAGGTGGCAAAAGGCCAGAGACGTACCCTTGCCATAATACCCAAGAAAGTTTTCAACATTGCAGAGACACCGCTGCATGAGTTTCATGGTCACACAAGTGATATCTTGGATATGGCATGGTCAAAATCAGAT TTTCTCTTGACTTCATCTAAAGACAAGACAGTGCGCATGTGGAAAGCTGGCTGTGATGGTTGTCTAGCAGTATTCAAACACAGAGACTATG TAACATGCGTTCAATTCAATCCAGTTGACGAAAGATACTTCGTCAGTGGTTCAATAGACGGCAAAGTCCGTGTTTGGGATGTTTCTGAGAAGCGAGTAGTTGACTGGGCTGATACAAGGCGCATCATAACTGCTGTGAGTTACCAGCCAGATGCAAAG GGTCTTATTGTTGGCACCGTTCCAGGGAGATGCCGCTTCTATGATCAATCAG GTGAAAACATGGAAGTTGAGAAAGAACTGAAGGTGACGAAGAAGAAATCTGCTAGAAGACAGATCACCAGTCTGCAG TTTTCAAGAGGTAATCCTGCTCGGATCATGATCGCATCTGCGGGTTCTAAAATCCGAGTCTCTGAAGGCGCCGGCATCAGCCGAAAGTTTGAAG GGCGGCGAGGCTCCAAGGTCCTGGTACCGCCGTCTCTGACATCCGACGGCCGGTACCTCGTGTCGGCCGGCGCGGATTCCAACGTCTACATTTGGAATTTCGACAAGTTAAGGGGCAAAGGCACCAAaggagcgagaacggttcgctCCTGTGAGCACTTCTTCTCCGATGGCGTCACGTCCGTGGCGACATGGCCGGGGCTGCTGCACCAGGAAGTCTGtgaaagcggcggcggcggaggcgatcTCCAGTCCTCGGACAAGGGGCCCACACTGTGCCGCGACCGGGATTGCTGCTCGTTCGGGACGTGGTTCTTTACGGACGGCGTGGGGGGCGCCGCCGCAACGTGGCCCGAGGAGAAGCTGCTGCCGTCCCTCAAGTACCTGAACTGCTCCGGGATGGACGAGCGCCGCCCCAAGGTGCCGGCGGCATGGAACACCGTCGTGGTCACCGGCAGCCGCGACGGGGTCATCCGGTGCTTCCATAACTACGGCCTGCCGGTGAAGCTGTAG